From Juglans regia cultivar Chandler chromosome 6, Walnut 2.0, whole genome shotgun sequence, the proteins below share one genomic window:
- the LOC108995563 gene encoding uncharacterized protein LOC108995563 gives MELRSCDQMHFIQAVQGGLVTKFLNVTHGRPALTFKKVKDLYEAAELLQKLRPKDEFESLPFESDRIEVKSPCLPLADRRTIKREPDASHLFCNDSDKRIDSELDGLDLCSMTLKQITERCNLKKRKHSKYVELSNETGESSSFLKSDNSNFQKEEEDLDLKEPLSSWKSKHSKNVKVKKKRMKNHVLTSSQSAKSIVKSEQVPSDEVLPQCSGDLPAINIKETTATSSCLTTDYSNFQKVEEDLDLKEPLSSWKSKHSKNVKVKKKRMKNHVSTSSPSAKLIVKSEQVPSDEVLPGYSTEPAINMKDEVSEPDCLDHQNVICVSGDSSLLCHEPEGSCQMMFNEPCEKANACVLETQIKISFTKEPQYCATNEVCYEYTEPEDPKSGQIVSASAWDSMVVGNMVTTSHEHSDLPVPESEMKGYTQPVDGDFCLETISSTADHSSHVSGTPQSSSPMKDILLHINNDIKVPGGEVLPQSSGDLWPATNMKVEVSESDSLGCQRFICNSSDPTCLCDELEGSCGMVSGKLCEAANGSVSETQVSISLTEEPQFCVTNEVGYDYMELTDPKSVKIVRASCKDSIVANTVTNHNFADLPVLESDIEVYTHPILDDISSGTIYSVTGHSSCISGVSQSSSPITIHKIPQGVELGHGGDTYVFEDGIAAKLPSNPKVGAIDSCTSEFSLSPDSCLDSVEDDSSTAKVKQPQSSSPRTIHEIPQSKELGHGGDAYLFGDGIASELPSNPKVDVVSRLTSDCSSSPDCFMHSVEDDSPTPEMKQLQNSAFADADINVSARIYPLTDELMTSVGFEYHHRSNLQHPPARLYPTRKAISPTSQERLLKAMDFNELTDNEYYKCTGEFYIGKNNFSSVEGPNQIREDEFSIKPRQIIRKQRSSKRGFPPKAVHKAPYLSYTVPRFSTGCTSIQSCTQSAIEFSQQQMKDFECLAMKLTKELQSMKDILEERLLPEDCPALSLKYKVDRARMAINNATKVEESTRRWLSMMARDCKRFCKIMGLTETGSGSSGNLVQNERKNSTSADEASGVLVDQLQRLAGTGSASSGNVVHKARKKITFADEAGGKLCHVRVFDDDTESVFESNDEKQELLITEQ, from the exons ATGGAGTTGAGGAGTTGTGACCAGATGCACTTTATTCAGGCTGTTCAAGGTGGTTTGGTGACAAAATTTCTCAATGTGACTCATGGAAGGCCTGCACTCACCTTCAAGAAGGTTAAAGATCTATATGAAGCTGCAGAGTTGCTTCAAAAACTTCGTCCAAAAGATGAGTTTGAAAGTTTGCCGTTTGAGAGTGACAGGATAGAGGTCAAAAGCCCATGCCTACCTTTGGCAGACAGAAGAACAATCAAAAGGGAGCCTGATGCTTCCCACTTATTTTGCAATGATAGTGACAAGAGAATTGACAGTGAATTGGATGGTCTAGACCTTTGTAGCATGACACTGAAGCAAATTACAGAGAGATGCAACTTAAAGAAAAGGAAGCATTCAAAATATGTTGAACTGAGTAATGAAACTGGTGAATCTTCCTCTTTTCTAAAGTCAGATAATTCTAACTTtcaaaaagaggaagaagatctTGATCTTAAGGAGCCTCTCAGTAGTTGGAAATCTAAACATTCAAAGAATGTGAAGGTAAAGAAAAAGCGCATGAAAAACCATGTCTTGACTTCATCTCAAAGTGCCAAGTCGATTGTCAAATCTGAACAGGTCCCAAGTGATGAAGTTTTGCCACAATGTAGCGGGGATTTACCAGCTATCAATATTAAAGAAACTACTGCAACTTCCTCCTGCCTAACAACAGATTATTCTAACTTTCAAAAAGTGGAAGAAGATCTTGATCTGAAGGAACCTCTCAGTAGTTGGAAATCTAAACATTCAAAGAATGTGAAGGTAAAGAAAAAACGAATGAAAAACCATGTCTCAACTTCATCTCCAAGTGCCAAGTTGATTGTCAAATCTGAACAGGTTCCAAGTGATGAAGTTTTGCCAGGATATAGTACGGAGCCAGCTATCAATATGAAAGATGAGGTTTCTGAACCTGATTGCTTGGATCACCAAAATGTCATATGTGTTAGTGGTGATAGTTCCTTGCTTTGTCATGAGCCAGAGGGTTCTTGTCAAATGATGTTTAATGAGCCTTGTGAGAAAGCTAATGCATGTGTCTTGGAgacccaaattaaaatatcatttacaAAAGAACCACAATATTGTGCTACTAATGAAGTCTGTTATGAGTATACAGAACCTGAAGATCCCAAGTCTGGTCAGATTGTAAGTGCATCAGCTTGGGATTCTATGGTGGTGGGTAATATGGTTACAACCAGCCATGAGCACTCAGATTTGCCTGTACCGGAATCTGAGATGAAAGGATACACCCAACCGGTTGATGGTGACTTCTGCCTAGAAACCATATCTTCAACAGCAGATCATAGTTCACATGTTTCTGGTACCCCTCAAAGTAGTTCTCCTATGAAAGACATCTTATTGCATATTAACAATGATATTAAGGTTCCCGGTGGTGAAGTTTTGCCGCAATCTAGTGGGGATCTGTGGCCAGCTACCAATATGAAAGTTGAGGTCTCTGAATCTGATTCTCTAGGTTGCCAAAGATTCATATGTAATAGTAGTGATCCTACCTGCCTTTGCGATGAGCTGGAGGGTTCTTGTGGAATGGTATCTGGTAAACTTTGTGAGGCAGCTAATGGATCTGTTTCGGAGACCCAGGTGTCAATTTCATTGACAGAAGAACCGCAATTTTGTGTTACGAATGAAGTGGGTTATGACTATATGGAACTTACAGATCCCAAGTCTGTCAAGATTGTAAGGGCCTCATGTAAGGATTCTATAGTGGCTAATACAGTAACAAATCATAATTTTGCAGACTTGCCTGTTCTAGAATCTGATATAGAAGTATATACCCATCCGATTCTGGATGACATCTCCTCGGGAACCATTTATTCAGTGACCGGCCATAGTTCTTGCATTTCTGGTGTCTCTCAAAGTAGTTCTCCCATTACCATTCATAAGATCCCTCAGGGTGTGGAACTAGGTCATGGTGGTGATACTTATGTCTTTGAGGATGGCATTGCAGCTAAGTTGCCTTCTAACCCCAAAGTTGGTGCTATTGATAGCTGTACCAGTGAATTTAGCTTGAGTCCTGATAGCTGTCTGGATTCTGTTGAGGATGATTCTTCTACAGCTAAAGTGAAGCAACCCCAAAGTAGTTCACCTAGGACCATTCATGAGATCCCTCAAAGCAAGGAACTTGGTCATGGAGGTGATGCATATTTATTTGGGGATGGCATTGCATCTGAGTTACCTTCTAACCCCAAGGTCGATGTTGTATCCAGGTTGACCAGTGACTGTAGCTCAAGTCCTGATTGCTTTATGCATTCTGTTGAGGATGATTCACCTACACCTGAAATGAAACAACTCCAAAACTCTGCTTTTGCTGATGCAGACATAAATGTCTCGGCAAGGATCTATCCTTTAACTGATGAGCTTATGACATCAGTTGGATTTGAATACCATCATCGTTCAAACTTACAGCACCCTCCTGCAAGGCTATATCCAACCAGAAAA GCCATTTCTCCAACTTCTCAGGAAAGACTCCTCAAGGCAATGGATTTCAACGAATTAAccgacaatgaatattaca AATGTACGGGAGAGTTCTACATTGGGAAGAACAATTTTAGTAGCGTTGAAGGACCCAATCAGATCAGGGAAGATGAATTCAGCATTAAACCTCGACAAATTATTAGGAAGCAAAGGAGTAGTAAGAGAGGCTTCCCTCCCAAAGCTGTTCACAAGGCTCCTTATCTTTCATATACTGTACCTCGTTTTAGCACCGGGTGCACCTCCATCCAAAGTTGTACACAGAGTGCCATAGAATTCTCTCAGCAGCAGATGAAAGACTTTGAATGCCTTGCCATGAAGCTTACAAAAGAGTTGCAGTCCATGAAGGACATTCTGGAAGAGAGGTTGCTCCCTGAGGACTGCCCAGCTCTGTCCTTGAAATATAAAGTGGATAGG GCTAGAATGGCCATCAACAATGCAACAAAAGTTGAAGAAAGCACACGAAGATGGCTTTCCATGATGGCAAGGGACTGCAAACGCTTTTGTAAAATCATG GGATTGACTGAGACAGGTTCTGGTTCTTCAGGAAATCTAGTCCAAAATGAAAGGAAGAATTCTACCTCTGCTGATGAAGCTAGTGGAGTTTTGGTCGATCAATTGCAGAGACTGGCCGGGACGGGTTCTGCTTCTTCTGGAAATGTAGTCCACAAAGCGAGGAAGAAAATTACTTTTGCCGATGAAGCTGGTGGCAAGTTGTGCCATGTCAGGGTTTTTGATGATGACACGGAATCCGTGTTCGAATCTAACGATGAAAAGCAGGAACTGCTGATTACTGAACAATGA
- the LOC108995551 gene encoding transcription repressor OFP7-like: MAKRLKLRFPRLIASFQSLQICRSRDPSTLPEIPSPAIYRVSTVNQRALDTVYPPKVLAPPSTPEQYPLHKRRVSAKLISVGCSPRSSPVHTWKNEAQKSAAVAGRNESKTRRKNHIPDIKPAVSKTEREKNKGNVRTSIPLGDCSWCSDVDEESEALLSFSRSFSKDMSLEFLCSEEKAREESKKNSEMENVKKARRLRRYSLKTESTTVGSNASVLRRMVTCTANGKVRESFAVVKRTEEPYEEFKRSMMEMILEKQILEAEELQELLQCFLSLNSRLYHGVIVEAFSDIWEVLFCDSPWGHRASVGF; this comes from the coding sequence ATGGCTAAACGTCTCAAGCTTAGGTTCCCTCGTTTAATTGCCTCCTTCCAATCCCTACAAATTTGTCGTTCCAGAGACCCTTCTACTCTCCCAGAAATTCCATCGCCGGCGATTTATCGGGTGTCTACAGTCAACCAAAGAGCATTGGACACCGTGTACCCTCCCAAGGTACTGGCGCCACCTTCAACACCAGAACAGTACCCTCTTCATAAACGCCGGGTTTCGGCGAAGCTCATATCCGTCGGCTGCAGCCCCCGATCATCACCAGTCCACACGTGGAAGAACGAAGCTCAAAAGTCCGCCGCAGTGGCGGGAAGGAATGAGTCCAAAACTCGTCGCAAGAATCACATCCCGGACATCAAACCGGCGGTTTCGAAAACCGAAAGGGAGAAGAACAAAGGGAATGTACGTACGAGCATTCCTCTCGGAGACTGTAGCTGGTGTAGCGATGTAGACGAAGAGAGCGAAGCCCTGCTTTCTTTCTCAAGGAGCTTCTCGAAGGATATGTCTCTAGAATTCCTTTGCTCGGAGGAGAAGGCGAGGGAGGAATCCAAGAAGAATTCGGAGATGGAGAACGTAAAGAAGGCACGGAGGCTGAGACGATACTCTCTGAAAACCGAATCAACAACGGTGGGATCAAACGCGTCGGTGTTGAGGAGGATGGTAACGTGCACGGCGAACGGGAAGGTGAGGGAGAGCTTCGCGGTGGTGAAGAGGACGGAAGAGCCGTACGAGGAATTCAAGAGGTCGATGATGGAGATGATATTGGAGAAGCAGATATTGGAGGCGGAGGAATTGCAGGAGCTGTTGCAGTGTTTTTTGTCTCTGAATTCGAGGCTTTATCACGGAGTAATCGTGGAGGCATTCTCCGACATTTGGGAGGTCTTGTTCTGCGACTCTCCTTGGGGCCACCGAGCCTCCGTCGgattttga
- the LOC108995530 gene encoding receptor-like protein 7 — MGLSFPLIILIVHYLVSLMMFNLILFASSSGVQPLCHDDERFALLQFKESFTISQSASTNPSTYLKVSSWKPDQISDCCKWDGVECNKDTGHVIGLDFSSSCLKGFLNSSSSLFRLAHLQNLNLADNDFNSSPLPTSFRQFSRLTNLNLSNSVVSGQIPSEILELSKLVSLDLSYNHRLKLQKSGLTVIAQNFTNLEVLNLAHVVISSNVPNIFANLTSLTSLTLYKSDLHGEFPVGIFHLPNLQLLRIEFNEYLTGYVPELNITSPLVTLGLRFTNFYGEIPDSIGHLKSLVEFTAGNCNFSGEIPSSLGNLTILIDLDLVSNRLHGSIPQSISRLVNLETLRLDNNYFSGRVEFELFLRLGKLEVLQLSGNNISLLINPSTNSTFPKFSILCLYDCDLHEFPEFLRNQDQLEVLELGGNKIHGQVPKWMGNVSIETLWGVGLEHNFLTGFDQFPVVLPYVNLKLLLLDYNMLQGFGPIPPPSIDIYTVSNNRLTGEIPHLICNLSLITMLDLSSNNLSGNLPQCLGNLSASLKKLDLQNNSFHGTIPRICGEANKLMMIDFSKNHLQGRVPRSLADCTKLEAVNLGNNQIHDVFPSWLGILPELRVLILRSNEFYGTIGSSDSNFDFPKLHIIDLSNNDLTGKLPSEHFQNWKAMQIVDDEQLKYMEEQKLVRVSRGANHVIYSFSMTMMNKGTEMVYQKVSNLFIVINLSRNRFEGEIPEVVGHLKGLNLLNLSHNFLTGPIPFTLANLTGLESLDLSQNKLSGVIPRQLTELTFLSHFNVSHNQLTGPIPHGKQFDIFNNNSFSENPKLCGSPLSKKCWNLEDSLPPSSSHNSTNHNSEFSFEFGWKVVAMGYGCGFVFGVVFGQIVITKNYCWFMKTFAIGQPNRRRVNWKGRIN, encoded by the coding sequence ATGGGTTTATCCTTTCCTCTCATCATCTTGATCGTGCACTATCTTGTTTCATTGATGATGTTTAATCTTATACTTTTTGCCTCTTCTTCTGGTGTGCAGCCCCTGTGCCATGATGATGAGAGATTTGCCTTGTTGCAATTCAAGGAAAGCTTCACCATCAGTCAGTCCGCGTCCACAAATCCCTCTACTTATTTGAAGGTTTCATCGTGGAAGCCTGATCAAATCAGTGATTGCTGCAAGTGGGACGGTGTAGAGTGCAATAAGGACACTGGTCATGTCATCGGCCTCGATTTCAGTAGCAGCTGTCTTAAAGGTTTTCTCAACTCCAGTAGCAGCCTCTTTCGCCTTGCTCACCTTCAAAACCTCAATTTGGCCGACAATGACTTTAACTCTTCTCCACTTCCAACTAGTTTTAGGCAGTTTTCAAGGCTAACAAATCTCAACCTCTCAAACTCTGTAGTTTCTGGCCAAATCCCTTCAGAAATTTTAGAGCTCTCCAAGTTAGTTTCCCTAGATCTCTCATATAATCATCGGTTGAAGCTCCAAAAATCTGGCTTAACAGTTATAGCTCAAAACTTCACAAACTTGGAAGTACTAAATCTTGCCCATGTTGTTATATCATCCAACGTACCCAATATCTTTGCAAACTTAACTTCTTTAACATCTCTAACTCTATACAAGAGTGACCTGCATGGTGAGTTTCCCGTGGGAATTTTCCATCTACCTAATCTTCAGCTTCTTCGTATAGAGTTTAACGAATACCTCACGGGATATGTCCCAGAACTTAACATAACTAGCCCCCTTGTTACATTGGGACTTAGATTCACGAACTTCTACGGTGAGATACCGGATTCGATTGGTCACCTCAAATCCTTGGTTGAGTTTACTGCGGGTAATTGCAATTTCTCGGGAGAAATACCATCTTCACTAGGTAACCTTACTATTCTAATTGATTTAGATCTTGTATCAAATAGGTTGCACGGTTCAATTCCACAATCAATATCAAGGCTTGTAAATCTTGAAACTCTGCGTCTCGATAATAACTATTTCAGTGGCAGGGTGGAGTTTGAGTTGTTTCTAAGACTCGGAAAGCTAGAGGTATTGCAGTTATCTGGAAACAATATTTCATTGCTTATAAATCCGAGTACCAActcaacttttccaaaatttagtatattatgcctatatgattgtgacttgcATGAGTTCCCAGAGTTTCTGAGGAACCAAGATCAGTTGGAGGTATTAGAGCTTGGCGGAAACAAAATTCATGGCCAAGTTCCAAAATGGATGGGGAATGTAAGTATAGAAACTCTATGGGGTGTAGGTCTGGAACACAACTTTCTCACCGGTTTCGACCAATTTCCTGTTGTACTCCCCTACGTTAATCTAAAGCTTCTGTTGCTTGATTATAACATGCTTCAAGGGTTTGGGCCAATCCCACCACCTTCTATTGATATCTATACGGTCTCAAACAACAGGCTGACCGGAGAAATTCCACATTTGATTTGCAATCTAAGTTTAATAACTATGCTCGATTTGTCAAGCAACAACTTGAGTGGCAATCTTCCTCAATGTTTAGGCAACTTGAGTGCTTCTCTCAAAAAATTGGATCTACAGAACAATAGTTTTCATGGAACCATTCCTCGGATCTGCGGTGAagcaaacaaattgatgatgattgatTTCAGCAAAAATCATTTACAGGGGCGTGTACCGAGATCATTGGCAGATTGTACCAAGCTTGAAGCTGTTAATCTTGGTAACAATCAGATACATGATGTTTTTCCTTCCTGGTTGGGCATTCTTCCAGAGTTGAGGGTTCTCATTTTGAGATCTAATGAATTCTATGGTACAATAGGAAGTTCTGATAGCAATTTCGATTTCCCGAAATTGCACATCATTGACCTCTCAAATAATGATCTTACTGGCAAGTTGCCCTCTGAACACTTCCAAAATTGGAAAGCCATGCAAATCGTCGATGACGAGCAATTAAAGTACATGGAGGAACAAAAACTTGTACGGGTGTCTCGAGGTGCTAATCATGTTATCTACTCTTTCTCAATGACAATGATGAACAAAGGCACAGAGATGGTGTATCAAAAAGTCTCAAATTTGTTCATAGTTATTAATCTCTCGAGGAacagatttgaaggagaaattcCAGAAGTGGTGGGGCATCTAAAAGGACTTAATTTGCTCAACCTTTCCCACAACTTTCTCACAGGTCCTATTCCATTTACATTGGCAAACTTGACAGGGCTAGAGTCATTGGATCTATCTCAAAACAAGCTTTCTGGTGTGATCCCTCGGCAATTAACAGAACTCACTTTCCTTTCACACTTTAATGTCTCCCATAATCAATTGACAGGACCTATACCACATGGGAAACAATTCGACATATTCAACAACAATTCGTTTAGTGAGAACCCTAAATTATGCGGAAGCCCTTTGTCAAAGAAGTGTTGGAATCTTGAAGACTCACTGCCTCCATCTTCAAGCCACAACTCAACAAACCACAACTCAgagttctcatttgaatttgGTTGGAAAGTAGTCGCGATGGGATATGGATGTGGATTCGTGTTCGGAGTTGTGTTTGGGCAAATCGTTATCACAAAGAATTATTGTTGGTTTATGAAGACGTTTGCTATTGGGCAACCGAACCGAAGAAGGGTGAATTGGAAGGGACgcataaattaa